In Halapricum desulfuricans, a single window of DNA contains:
- a CDS encoding MFS transporter, with the protein MDETTELRQGIREHLGQFSLHVLLVFATGLTIGSERTVVPVLGEDVLGVESFLVIGSFVVSFGFVKALLNLYAGKWGEEYGRKPVLVAGWLTALPIPVILIYAPSWAWITVGNVLLGINQGLTWSMAINAKIDLAGPDQRGLAVGIDEAFGYTGVAVGAWVTGVIAGRTSLRPEPFYFLAVVVVLALVLSVVLVRETVQLARLEGDDDHRDANLPFRAVLKRATYGDRTLFAAAQAGHVENFVDTLFWIAVPLYLTSEGLAIEAVGVVVGIHSAMYFLQIGTGGLADRIGRRPPVVWGMFLAGGGVLGMALVDSYLGWAVLAGLSGLGMALLYPNLMTVPGDAAHPFWRSAGMGVYRMWRDAGYGVGAVLIGLSMELVSAEAAFYVTGGLMFLSGAIVYGWMEETHPEFGTHEPPAPAPEAAVADD; encoded by the coding sequence ATGGACGAGACCACGGAATTGCGACAGGGGATCCGCGAACACCTCGGGCAGTTCTCGCTGCACGTGCTGCTGGTGTTCGCGACCGGACTGACGATCGGTTCCGAGCGGACGGTCGTTCCCGTGCTGGGCGAGGACGTCCTCGGCGTCGAGTCGTTTCTCGTCATCGGGTCGTTCGTCGTCTCCTTCGGATTCGTCAAGGCACTGCTGAACCTCTACGCGGGCAAGTGGGGCGAGGAGTACGGCCGCAAGCCGGTGCTCGTCGCCGGGTGGCTCACTGCGCTGCCGATCCCGGTGATCCTCATCTACGCGCCCAGTTGGGCCTGGATCACCGTCGGGAACGTCCTGCTCGGGATCAACCAGGGATTGACCTGGAGTATGGCGATCAACGCGAAGATCGACCTCGCCGGTCCCGACCAGCGCGGGCTGGCGGTCGGGATCGACGAGGCGTTCGGGTACACCGGCGTCGCCGTCGGCGCGTGGGTCACGGGCGTCATCGCCGGTCGGACGAGCCTTCGGCCCGAACCGTTCTACTTCCTGGCGGTCGTCGTCGTGCTGGCGCTGGTGCTGTCGGTCGTCCTCGTCAGAGAGACCGTGCAGCTGGCGCGTCTGGAGGGCGACGACGACCACCGCGACGCGAACCTCCCGTTCCGTGCCGTGCTGAAGCGGGCGACCTACGGCGACCGGACGCTGTTCGCCGCGGCCCAGGCCGGCCACGTCGAGAACTTCGTCGACACGCTGTTCTGGATCGCCGTCCCGCTGTATCTCACGAGCGAGGGACTCGCGATCGAGGCCGTCGGCGTCGTCGTCGGGATCCACAGCGCGATGTACTTCCTGCAGATCGGGACCGGCGGGCTCGCGGATCGGATCGGCCGCCGGCCGCCGGTCGTCTGGGGGATGTTTCTGGCCGGTGGCGGCGTCCTCGGGATGGCCCTCGTCGATAGCTATCTCGGCTGGGCGGTGCTGGCCGGGCTCTCGGGGCTCGGCATGGCACTGCTGTACCCGAACCTGATGACCGTGCCCGGCGACGCGGCCCACCCCTTCTGGCGTTCGGCGGGCATGGGCGTCTACCGGATGTGGCGCGACGCGGGCTACGGCGTCGGGGCCGTCCTCATCGGCCTGTCGATGGAACTGGTCAGTGCAGAGGCCGCGTTCTACGTGACCGGCGGGCTGATGTTCCTCTCGGGCGCGATTGTGTACGGCTGGATGGAGGAGACCCACCCGGAGTTCGGGACGCACGAACCACCGGCACCGGCTCCGGAGGCCGCGGTCGCCGACGACTGA
- a CDS encoding helix-turn-helix domain-containing protein, with protein sequence MSLYEASFRVRHECPYREISERNPELTIREWYLDDCQVVEITAPDVPDADVLDRIDDIGMVLHESVDESGLHVVTQSCLCSLEGSIVERFEEHNCLYQPPTIHRQGWEHYTVIAFDDADVRALLQDLEDDREIEVLSKTSIEQDPVPHSMLAPVDRLFEGLTDRQLAALRLALERGYYEQPRRTSLRELAAQTDVARSTYEEHLRKAENKLLTSAGEFLRLVTAQSTGDPLSVEQGRSERPAD encoded by the coding sequence ATGAGCCTCTACGAGGCGTCCTTCCGGGTCAGACACGAGTGTCCCTACCGGGAGATCTCCGAGCGAAACCCCGAGTTGACGATCAGGGAGTGGTACCTCGACGACTGTCAGGTCGTGGAGATCACGGCGCCGGATGTCCCGGACGCGGACGTGCTCGACCGAATCGACGACATCGGGATGGTCCTGCACGAATCGGTCGACGAGTCGGGGCTGCACGTCGTCACGCAGTCGTGTCTCTGCTCGCTGGAGGGGTCGATCGTCGAGCGTTTCGAGGAGCACAACTGCCTCTATCAGCCGCCGACGATCCACCGTCAGGGCTGGGAGCACTACACTGTCATCGCGTTCGACGACGCGGACGTCCGGGCGCTGCTGCAGGACCTGGAGGACGACCGCGAGATCGAGGTCCTCTCGAAGACGTCGATCGAGCAGGACCCGGTCCCCCACAGCATGCTCGCGCCGGTCGATCGACTGTTCGAGGGACTGACCGACCGACAGCTGGCGGCGCTCCGGCTGGCGCTGGAGCGCGGGTACTACGAACAGCCTCGACGGACCTCGTTGCGGGAGCTGGCCGCGCAGACGGACGTCGCCCGGTCGACCTACGAGGAGCACCTCCGGAAAGCCGAGAACAAGCTACTCACCAGCGCGGGCGAGTTCCTGCGATTGGTGACCGCACAGTCGACAGGTGACCCGCTGTCGGTCGAGCAGGGCCGATCCGAACGACCGGCGGACTGA
- a CDS encoding DsrE family protein: MDLGLIVETNDPEKVWNGFRLANTALEDGHSVEAFLLGDGVEAPDLEHPKMNPRGAMRKYALNDGELLACGTCLDSRDLKSSELRPRATMSDCLAVVENADKVLTIG; this comes from the coding sequence ATGGATCTCGGACTCATCGTCGAGACCAACGACCCCGAGAAGGTCTGGAACGGCTTTCGACTCGCGAACACGGCACTGGAAGACGGCCACTCCGTCGAGGCGTTTCTCCTCGGTGACGGCGTCGAAGCACCCGACCTCGAACACCCGAAGATGAACCCGCGCGGCGCGATGCGCAAGTACGCGCTCAACGACGGCGAGCTGCTGGCCTGTGGCACCTGTCTCGACTCGCGCGACCTCAAGTCCAGCGAGCTCCGCCCCCGGGCGACGATGAGCGACTGTCTGGCCGTCGTCGAGAACGCCGATAAGGTACTCACGATCGGGTAA
- a CDS encoding NADPH-dependent FMN reductase — protein MSEPHVAAIAGSLREDSYTRVALERALRDASAAGASTDLIDLRELELPVFDADAREAGDAPELTRRIREADSILLGTPVYHGSYAAPLKNALDYCGFDEFEKKTVGLLAVAGGSFPITALDHLRSVCRALDCWVIPHQAAVPRASTAIEDGEFVDSDLEARVATLGADAVQYANIEPEPASFESEENVGAGD, from the coding sequence ATGTCAGAGCCACACGTCGCCGCGATCGCGGGAAGTCTCCGGGAGGACAGCTACACGCGAGTCGCGCTGGAGCGCGCGCTGCGTGACGCCAGCGCGGCCGGCGCGAGCACCGACCTGATCGACCTCCGCGAACTCGAACTGCCGGTCTTCGACGCGGACGCCCGGGAGGCCGGGGACGCCCCCGAACTCACACGACGAATCCGAGAAGCTGACTCGATCCTGCTGGGGACGCCGGTGTATCACGGCTCGTACGCCGCGCCGCTGAAGAACGCGCTCGATTACTGCGGGTTCGACGAGTTCGAGAAGAAGACCGTGGGGCTGCTCGCAGTCGCCGGCGGGTCGTTCCCGATCACCGCGCTGGATCACCTGCGGTCGGTCTGTCGAGCGCTGGACTGCTGGGTGATCCCCCATCAGGCGGCCGTTCCGCGAGCCAGCACCGCGATCGAGGACGGCGAGTTCGTCGATAGCGACCTGGAGGCGCGCGTGGCGACGCTGGGTGCGGACGCCGTCCAGTACGCGAACATCGAACCCGAACCGGCGTCGTTCGAGAGCGAGGAGAACGTCGGCGCCGGCGATTAG
- a CDS encoding YIP1 family protein, translating into MTQWIEDPEGGRDRGPRAVARAWFEVLTAPRRFFRTGVAPADQAPGLFFLMAVVFVAEGGRYLLVADGAPAVSSHPIAGPALALALTVVLVAPVALHLLVALQTLVLMALVSDRAGVSETVQVLAYASAPCVAAGVPVPAVRLACGVYGFVLLVVGIAVVHETSYRRATLAAIPVGAIGFGYGFRAFGAARDILSVVSTLLKSGGIV; encoded by the coding sequence GTGACACAGTGGATCGAGGACCCGGAGGGCGGGCGCGATCGGGGGCCGCGAGCGGTCGCCCGCGCCTGGTTCGAGGTGCTGACCGCCCCGCGGCGGTTCTTCCGGACGGGCGTCGCCCCGGCCGATCAGGCCCCCGGGCTGTTCTTCCTGATGGCGGTCGTGTTCGTTGCGGAGGGCGGGCGGTATCTGCTCGTCGCCGACGGCGCGCCGGCGGTCAGCAGCCACCCGATCGCCGGCCCGGCGCTCGCGCTCGCGCTGACAGTCGTGCTCGTCGCGCCGGTGGCGCTGCACCTGCTGGTCGCGCTCCAGACGCTCGTCTTGATGGCGCTCGTCTCCGATCGCGCCGGCGTCAGCGAGACGGTGCAGGTACTCGCGTACGCGAGCGCGCCGTGCGTCGCGGCCGGCGTTCCCGTGCCGGCCGTCAGACTCGCCTGCGGGGTGTACGGGTTCGTCCTGCTGGTCGTCGGCATCGCCGTCGTCCACGAGACGTCCTACCGGCGGGCGACGCTGGCGGCGATTCCCGTGGGTGCGATCGGGTTCGGGTACGGGTTCCGGGCGTTCGGGGCCGCACGCGATATTCTCTCGGTGGTGTCCACACTCCTCAAGTCCGGTGGCATCGTCTGA
- a CDS encoding oxidoreductase, whose amino-acid sequence MSNWSIDDVPRLEDETIVVTGANSGLGFEATREFAQRGATVVMACRSIERGEDARREIEATDPDGKLDVRECDLADLESVERFAEGVREAYDSIDALCNNAGVMAVPRSETADGFETQFGVNHLGHFALTARLLEPLRAGGETRVVTQSSGMHERGEIDFEDLHGERDYDKWDAYGQSKLANVLFAYELQRRLDAAGIDDITSVAVHPGYADTNLQARTGRESGSKLVYAGMKLANTIFAQSARQGALPMVYATVAEAVDGGSYVGPGGFLNMRGAPEEQRSSDRSYDRETAKRLWAVSEDATGVAYDLPTSGDGPSSA is encoded by the coding sequence ATGAGCAACTGGTCGATCGACGACGTGCCACGGCTTGAGGACGAAACGATCGTCGTCACTGGAGCCAACAGCGGGCTCGGTTTCGAGGCGACGCGGGAGTTCGCACAGCGCGGCGCGACGGTCGTGATGGCCTGCCGGAGTATCGAACGGGGCGAGGACGCTCGACGGGAGATCGAAGCGACCGATCCGGACGGGAAACTCGACGTCCGGGAGTGTGATCTGGCCGACCTCGAGTCGGTCGAGCGCTTCGCCGAGGGCGTCCGCGAAGCGTACGACTCAATCGACGCCCTCTGTAACAACGCCGGCGTGATGGCGGTCCCCCGTAGCGAGACCGCCGACGGCTTCGAGACGCAGTTCGGCGTCAACCACCTCGGACACTTCGCGCTGACGGCCCGGTTGCTGGAGCCGCTTCGCGCCGGCGGCGAGACGCGCGTTGTCACCCAGTCGAGCGGGATGCACGAGCGCGGCGAGATCGACTTCGAGGACCTCCACGGGGAGCGCGACTACGACAAGTGGGACGCCTACGGACAGAGCAAGCTGGCGAACGTGCTGTTCGCCTACGAACTCCAGCGGCGACTCGACGCGGCGGGAATCGACGATATCACCAGCGTCGCCGTCCACCCCGGCTACGCGGACACGAACCTGCAGGCCCGGACGGGCCGCGAGTCCGGTTCGAAGCTCGTCTACGCGGGGATGAAACTCGCCAACACGATCTTCGCACAGTCGGCCCGACAGGGCGCGCTCCCGATGGTCTACGCGACGGTCGCCGAGGCGGTCGACGGCGGCAGCTACGTCGGGCCCGGCGGGTTCCTGAACATGCGAGGCGCGCCCGAGGAGCAGCGGTCCAGCGATCGATCCTACGACCGGGAGACCGCGAAGCGACTGTGGGCGGTGTCCGAGGACGCGACCGGCGTGGCGTACGATTTGCCGACAAGTGGTGACGGTCCGTCGAGCGCGTAG
- a CDS encoding glutaredoxin family protein — translation MTEPVPITVYRRHPCELCEEAVETIESAAEEAAVPVAIETVDVDSDPDLRDRYGDRVPVVAVDSRERFELFVDETELIGALRDAR, via the coding sequence ATGACCGAGCCGGTTCCGATCACCGTGTATCGCCGCCACCCCTGCGAGCTCTGCGAGGAGGCCGTCGAGACGATCGAATCGGCCGCCGAGGAGGCGGCGGTTCCGGTCGCGATCGAGACCGTCGACGTCGACAGCGACCCCGATCTTCGCGACCGATACGGCGACCGCGTGCCGGTCGTGGCCGTCGACAGCCGCGAGCGGTTCGAACTGTTCGTCGACGAGACCGAACTGATCGGCGCGCTCAGAGACGCGCGCTAG
- a CDS encoding inositol monophosphatase family protein, with amino-acid sequence MSDLLAVAERAADAGAEFAIERFRRDVAVETKSTAMDLVTEVDRRAQDRIVDVVREHDPDATIVAEEDDFRKTVPDRGEAWVIDPIDGTTNFVHGLLTWGPAVAVVRDGDPVAGAVVAPAREERYLVGPERATGNGDPLRVSDRSDPDSFVVAPILRYTGSAADRDRFAALTTRLVTELGDVRRLGSAQVTLALVAAGVLDATIGPFPPNAWDTVAGALMVERAGGTVTDLAGEPWTPDSDAIVATNGEAHDAVLDRLDGFDE; translated from the coding sequence ATGTCCGACCTGCTGGCAGTCGCCGAGCGCGCGGCCGACGCCGGCGCCGAGTTCGCGATCGAGCGGTTCCGTCGCGACGTCGCCGTCGAGACGAAATCGACGGCGATGGATCTCGTCACCGAGGTCGACCGCCGCGCACAGGACCGCATCGTCGACGTCGTCCGCGAGCACGACCCCGACGCGACGATCGTCGCCGAGGAAGACGACTTCCGCAAAACCGTGCCGGACCGCGGCGAGGCCTGGGTGATCGACCCGATCGACGGCACCACGAACTTCGTCCACGGGCTGCTGACGTGGGGCCCCGCCGTCGCAGTCGTTCGGGACGGCGATCCCGTGGCCGGTGCCGTCGTCGCTCCGGCGCGCGAGGAGCGCTATCTCGTCGGCCCCGAACGCGCGACCGGGAACGGCGACCCCCTGCGCGTCAGCGACCGCTCCGATCCCGACTCGTTCGTCGTCGCCCCGATCCTCCGGTACACCGGAAGTGCGGCCGACAGGGACCGGTTCGCCGCCCTGACGACCCGGCTGGTGACCGAACTGGGCGACGTGCGACGGCTCGGATCGGCGCAGGTGACCCTCGCGCTCGTCGCTGCGGGAGTGCTCGACGCGACGATCGGGCCGTTCCCGCCGAACGCGTGGGACACTGTCGCAGGGGCGCTCATGGTCGAACGCGCCGGCGGGACCGTCACCGACCTCGCCGGCGAGCCGTGGACGCCCGACAGCGACGCGATCGTCGCGACCAACGGCGAGGCGCACGACGCCGTCCTCGACCGGCTCGACGGGTTCGACGAGTGA
- a CDS encoding archaemetzincin family Zn-dependent metalloprotease: MHVDIVPVGDVSASVKREASAGLRSVYDCDVTVHDTQSIPTGAYDSSREQYRAEEFIQLASDIGGGQKNIAITDKDLFYRRRNYVFGLAYLDGNGSVISTYRLQTSSDGGFTNRSSGEVFAERVRKEVVHEIGHTLGLEHCDNKRCVMSFSPTVREVDVKEQHLCGSCQREIL, from the coding sequence ATGCACGTCGATATCGTGCCGGTCGGCGACGTGTCCGCCTCGGTCAAGCGCGAGGCGTCGGCCGGACTCCGATCTGTCTACGACTGCGACGTGACCGTCCACGACACGCAGTCGATCCCGACGGGGGCCTACGATTCGAGCCGCGAACAGTACCGGGCCGAGGAGTTCATCCAGCTCGCCAGCGATATCGGTGGGGGCCAGAAGAACATCGCGATCACCGACAAGGACCTGTTCTACCGGCGGCGCAACTACGTCTTCGGACTCGCCTATCTCGACGGCAACGGGTCGGTCATCTCGACCTATCGCCTGCAGACCTCCTCCGACGGCGGCTTCACGAATCGCTCTTCCGGCGAGGTCTTCGCCGAGCGCGTCCGCAAGGAGGTCGTCCACGAGATCGGCCACACCCTCGGGCTCGAACACTGCGACAACAAGCGCTGCGTGATGAGTTTCTCCCCGACCGTCCGCGAGGTCGACGTCAAGGAACAGCACCTCTGTGGGTCTTGCCAGCGCGAGATCCTCTAG